The Helianthus annuus cultivar XRQ/B chromosome 16, HanXRQr2.0-SUNRISE, whole genome shotgun sequence genome includes a window with the following:
- the LOC110928043 gene encoding uncharacterized protein LOC110928043, producing MIKKKDENPAVYSLILTSMSAKFYLGVLGLSSSSSTMLIDSSEVPALQTFKSSVSCVAIGDTSDPVTEEVVCVGTLQELVDRVRADKSKKKAILFRNVVEITSIRTKNSWYLFACSGSQCRKGLTREGGYFICKACKSKVDYPRTRFRIQADVTDGTMSTIVTLFDEVAEQLVKRTAKSLVEEQLKDTSIDAPILPSALESLIGTKHTFEIKSHTYYRYGEYESFNCAKIVGPGMDDTDGSVKVLTSDLGTIPSDSLKRGSNLPPPTPGTGRKLRKLYVEESDDDDEGVSVDRVHVTDVVDDSGDAKKGSR from the exons TCCTGACTTCCATGAGTGCAAAGTTTTACCTGG GTGTCCTTGGTTTGTCCAGTTCATCGTCAACTATGCTCATTGATTCCTCCGAGGTTCCCGCACTGCAAACTTTTAAGTCGTCTGTCAG CTGTGTTGCTATTGGAGATACTAGCGATCCAGTCACCGAGGAAGTGGTATGTGTTGGTACCCTACAAGAGCTTGTGGACAGAGTTCGTGCTGACAAATCCAAAAAGAag GCCATCCTTTTCCGGAACGTTGTAGAGATTACGTCTATTAGAACCAAGAACAGCTGGTATCTTTTCGCGTGTTCCGGGAGCCAGTGTCGTAAGGGACTAACAAGAGAGGGTGGTTACTTCATTTGCAAGGCGTGCAAATCCAAGGTTGACTATCCAAGGACGAG GTTTCGGATTCAGGCGGATGTAACTGATGGAACGATGAGCACCATTGTCACCCTCTTTGATGAAGTTGCTGAGCAGTTGGTTAAGAGGACCGCAAAATCCTTGGTAGAGGAACAGCTGAAG GATACTTCTATTGATGCTCCCATACTACCCTCCGCCCTCGAATCCCTTATTGGAACAAAACACACTTTTGAGATTAAGAGCCACACATACTACCGTTATGGAGAATATGAGAGCTTCAATTGCGCGAAGATTGTTGGCCCTGGTATGGATGATACAGATGGGAGCGTTAAGGTTCTCACGTCGGATTTGGGTACCATACCATCTGACTCCCTAAAGCGTGGTTCGAACCTCCCGCCCCCGACACCCGGAACTGGACGCAAACTTAGAAAGCT CTACGTTGAAGAATCGGATGACGATGATGAGGGGGTGTCCGTTGACCGTGTGCATGTTACCGATGTGGTAGACGATAGTGGGGATGCTAAGAAGGGCTCCCGCTGA
- the LOC110932140 gene encoding uncharacterized protein LOC110932140 — translation MLPVEGEQPRYAQLYFYDTQNEVKNRITALFGQTYCHDTCDEAIVASLIRMLDTHSPLANAFRMAREWCTQNESNNCQLRLLGQIINNPQYNRPNVSEVAVLITNDFGENTKPRDVIVSTKHGALQRISELHQLYMPLQYPLLFPYGETGFHERIRYHDNTGRRATERQCVTMREYYCYRIHYRNNEGTTLLRGGRLFQQYLVDSYAAIEEQRLRWMRNNQNEMRVELYHNVCDAVTRGDTNAEAIGQRIVLPATFTGSPRYMIQNYQDAMALCRAFGNPDLFVTFTANPKWPEIEDMVSLIPGQKSHDRADVVSRVFKLKLAFLIEDILKKQIFGSCKAVVYTIEFQKRGLPHAHLLLWLEHSATSRTPAGIDDLISAEIPSEIDDPSGYKAVTDYMLHGPCGNDARSAPCTTDGKCMKHFPKPFYRETTIDEDGYPVYRRRDTKIFFKKGKTKLDNRFVVLYNRYLLLKYESHINVEWCNQSRAIKYLFKYLNKGPDRATMVVQENIGKDGEKRTQQIVKVDEIKNYLDCRYLSPCEVVWRMLAFPIHYSFPSVMKLTFHTPYQHLLTLRDSDSLPALLNRDGIRDTMFTQWFALNNRDEAARKLTYAEIATRYVWQEDNKVWKTRLERTAIGRIVYCNPAAGPKYYLRMLLGIVRGPRSFKEIKTVDGVVYATFKEACYAYGLLNDDKEWNDALSEAKLWASGSQLRELFVTMLLFCEVNRPAQLWAQNWEILSDDILYLKRRLFMFPGLHLSYDQLKNYCLIKLNELLEKNGKSLADFTDMPQPDTSLLDKMDNRLIREELSYNKKKLTDEHDQLYASLNTEQTVIYDTVIDYVTTRKGGFYFVYGPGGTGKTFLYRAILSRLRSMGMIALAVASSGKKIIL, via the exons ATGTTGCCAGTTGAAGGTGAACAACCCAGATATGCTCAACTGTATTTCTACGACACGCAAAACGAAGTCAAAAACCGTATAACTGCTTTGTTTGGCCAGACCTATTGTCACGATACATGTGATGAAGCAATTGTTGCGTCCCTCATCAGAATGTTAGACACCCACAGTCCTTTGGCTAACGCCTTCCGCATGGCGCGTGAATGGTGCACTCAAAATGAAAGCAACAATTGTCAACTACGCTTACTAGGCCAAATAATAAACAATCCACAGTACAATCGCCCTAATGTGTCTGAAGTTGCTGTTCTTATCACAAACGACTTTGGGGAAAACACCAAACCACGTGATGTTATCGTCAGTACAAAGCACGGGGCGCTTCAACGGATATCAGAATTACATCAGCTTTACATGCCTTTGCAGtatccgttgttgtttccgtACGGAGAGACCGGGTTCCACGAGCGAATACGCTACCATGACAACACCGGACGACGGGCGACTGAACGACAATGTGTCACGATGCGGGAATACTACTGCTACAGAATCCATTATCGCAACAACGAAGGCACCACCCTGTTAAGAGGCGGTCGTTTATTCCAACAATATTTGGTTGACTCATACGCAGCCATCGAAGAACAAAGGTTGCGCTGGATGAGGAATAACCAAAATGAGATGCGCGTTGAGCTCTATCATAATGTTTGTGACGCTGTGACGCGTGGGGATACAAATGCTGAGGCTATTGGGCAACGTATAGTTTTGCCGGCAACCTTTACGGGCAGTCCAAGATATATGATCCAAAATTACCAAGACGCCATGGCTCTGTGCCGTGCTTTTGGGAACCCCGACCTGTTTGTAACGTTTACAGCTAACCCAAAATGGCCTGAAATCGAAGACATGGTATCTCTCATACCAGGGCAAAAGTCTCATGACCGTGCAGATGTTGTATCACGCGTTTTTAAGCTAAAGCTGGCCTTCTTGATTGAAGATATTCTGAAGAAACAAATCTTTGGCAGCTGCAAAGCAG TTGTTTACACAATTGAGTTTCAAAAACGAGGCCTACCGCACGCGCACCTTTTGTTGTGGCTTGAACATTCTGCCACGTCTCGCACGCCTGCTGGTATAGATGATTTGATTTCAGCAGAGATCCCATCGGAAATTGACGATCCATCCGGCTATAAGGCTGTAACAGATTACATGTTGCATGGTCCATGTGGGAATGATGCGCGCAGTGCTCCGTGTACAACAGATGGAAAATGCATGAAACACTTTCCGAAACCATTTTATCGAGAAACGACAATTGACGAAGACGGTTACCCGGTTTATCGACGACGAGATACCAAGATCTTCTTTAAGAAGGGCAAAACGAAGCTTGACAACCGGTTTGTCGTCCTATACAACCGTTATCTCCTCTTAAAGTACGAATCGCACATCAATGTTGAATGGTGCAACCAGTCCCGAGCAATAAAATACCTGTTTAAATACTTAAACAAGGGGCCAGACAGGGCTACAATGGTTGTTCAGGAAAACATTGGCAAGGATGGTGAAAAGCGTACACAACAGATTGTTAAGGTCGATGAGATTAAAAACTATCTGGATTGCCGGTACTTATCGCCATGTGAAGTTGTGTGGAGAATGCTTGCATTTCCTATACATTACTCATTCCCATCCGTCATGAAGCTAACGTTCCATACACCTTACCAACATCTGCTCACGTTACGTGATTCGGACAGCTTGCCGGCCCTGTTAAACCGGGACGGGATACGAGACACAATGTTCACCCAATGGTTTGCGCTAAACAACAGAGATGAAGCGGCAAGAAAGTTAACGTACGCCGAGATAGCAACAAGGTATGTGTGGCAAGAGGATAACAAGGTATGGAAAACGCGGTTGGAACGGACAGCCATTGGGCGGATTGTGTATTGCAATCCAGCAGCTGGGCCAAAGTATTATCTAAGGATGTTGTTGGGAATTGTGAGAGGGCCTCGAAGTTTCAAAGAAATAAAAACGGTCGACGGAGTCGTGTATGCAACGTTCAAAGAAGCCTGCTATGCGTATGGCTTGCTTAATGATGACAAGGAGTGGAATGACGCCCTTTCAGAGGCTAAATTATGGGCGTCCGGTTCCCAGCTACGGGAATTGTTTGTTACCATGTTGTTGTTTTGTGAAGTGAACCGCCCGGCGCAGCTGTGGGCACAGAATTGGGAGATACTATCTGATGATATTTTGTACCTGAAACGTAGGCTCTTCATGTTCCCAGGATTACATTTATCATACGACCAGCTTAAGAACTACTGCCTGATTAAACTAAATGAACTATTGGAGAAAAATGGAAAATCGTTAGCGGATTTCACAGATATGCCACAACCGGATACGTCGCTCCTCGATAAGATGGATAATCGTCTAATCAGGGAAGAGTTGAGTTACAATAAAAAAAAGTTGACAGACGAACACGATCAATTATATGCATCACTCAACACGGAACAAACGGTCATATACGACACAGTCATTGATTATGTTACCACCCGAAAAGGCGGGTTTTATTTCGTGTATGGTCCGGGTGGGACAGGCAAGACTTTCCTATACAGAGCCATTCTGTCACGCTTAAGATCTATGGGCATGATTGCCCTTGCGGTTGCATCTTCAGGTAAAAAAATAATTCTGTAA